In Xenorhabdus nematophila ATCC 19061, one DNA window encodes the following:
- the rsxC gene encoding electron transport complex subunit RsxC, whose protein sequence is MFNLLSLLNKNKIWDFNGGIHPPEMKLQSSQTPLRYAPLPDELIIPLQQHLGPKGELLVKAGDQVLKGQPLTIGTGRTVPVHASTSGTITAIEPCVTAHPSGLSELCIRLHPDGRDQWCERIQSPDYTQLDANELLQRIHQAGIAGLGGAGFPTATKLNGGKHNLNTLIINAAECEPYITADDRLMQEHAQEVVEGIRVLIHLLNPKQVLIGIEDNKPEAIKALNKALKGNKTIIVRVIPTKYPSGGAKQLTKILTGKEVPSAGRSSDIGVLMQNVGTVVAIKRAIIDGEPLIERIVTLTGDAVSSPGNFWARLGTPVQFLLQQVGFKPKTEQMVIMGGPLMGFTLPDLNVPIVKISNCILAPSAQEMEPKEIEEACIRCGLCVEACPAGLLPQQLYWFSRGQEHEKAKNHHLFDCIECGACAYVCPSNIPLVQYYRQEKAEIRAIEAETRRSAEAKLRFEAKQSRMEREKSAREERHKKAAVQIDNSDKNAVQAALARVKEKQGNAGDVITVQAGQSPDNAAAIAARKARKKQLRTHQAEKQMATHLNTETPASVIENEDPRKAALAAAIARAKAKKAAQNGEVTTSPEEPQQNNAAETPDPRKAAVAAAIARAKAKKSAQSPAEPTTQPAVVAEPEDADPRKAAVAAAIARAKAKKAAQGQTEPAMQPTVAAEPEETDPRKAAIAAAIARAKAKKAAQEKQEVPTE, encoded by the coding sequence ATGTTTAATCTGCTCAGCTTGCTCAACAAGAATAAAATCTGGGATTTCAATGGCGGCATCCACCCACCGGAAATGAAATTACAATCCAGCCAGACGCCATTACGTTATGCTCCTCTGCCCGATGAGTTAATCATTCCCCTGCAACAACATTTGGGACCAAAAGGCGAATTGTTGGTTAAGGCGGGTGATCAGGTACTGAAGGGCCAGCCATTGACGATAGGGACAGGCCGAACCGTCCCTGTTCATGCCTCGACATCAGGGACGATTACAGCAATCGAACCTTGTGTTACCGCACATCCTTCCGGGCTGAGCGAATTATGTATCCGATTGCATCCTGATGGCAGAGATCAATGGTGTGAACGAATTCAATCTCCTGATTACACACAGCTTGATGCCAATGAACTATTACAACGCATTCATCAGGCGGGTATTGCGGGATTAGGGGGGGCGGGTTTCCCTACTGCAACCAAGCTCAATGGCGGGAAACACAATCTCAACACATTGATTATCAATGCTGCCGAGTGTGAACCCTATATTACTGCGGATGACCGCTTAATGCAGGAACATGCCCAAGAGGTTGTCGAAGGCATTCGGGTTTTGATACATCTGCTCAACCCAAAGCAAGTGCTGATAGGTATTGAGGACAATAAACCCGAAGCAATTAAGGCGCTGAATAAAGCTCTCAAGGGTAATAAGACTATCATTGTCCGGGTGATCCCGACAAAATACCCTTCCGGCGGTGCCAAACAACTGACAAAAATCCTGACAGGTAAAGAAGTGCCATCAGCCGGGCGTTCCTCTGATATCGGTGTCCTCATGCAAAACGTCGGTACCGTGGTAGCGATTAAACGCGCCATCATTGATGGAGAACCCCTTATTGAACGCATCGTGACCCTGACAGGGGATGCCGTATCTTCTCCCGGTAATTTCTGGGCCCGTCTTGGGACGCCGGTTCAATTCTTGTTACAACAAGTCGGATTTAAACCCAAAACAGAACAAATGGTGATTATGGGCGGGCCATTAATGGGCTTTACTCTGCCTGATCTCAATGTCCCCATCGTTAAAATCAGTAACTGCATTCTTGCGCCTTCAGCACAGGAGATGGAACCCAAGGAGATTGAAGAGGCATGTATTCGTTGTGGTTTATGCGTTGAAGCCTGTCCTGCCGGATTATTGCCCCAACAACTTTATTGGTTCAGTCGCGGCCAGGAACACGAAAAAGCCAAGAACCACCATTTATTCGACTGTATTGAATGTGGAGCCTGCGCTTATGTATGCCCAAGCAATATTCCGCTGGTTCAATACTATCGACAAGAAAAAGCAGAAATACGGGCGATAGAGGCAGAAACACGACGTTCTGCTGAAGCGAAGCTGCGTTTTGAAGCCAAACAATCCCGTATGGAACGAGAAAAATCAGCGCGTGAAGAACGTCACAAGAAAGCTGCTGTTCAAATCGATAACAGCGATAAAAATGCGGTACAGGCTGCTCTCGCCAGAGTGAAAGAAAAACAAGGTAATGCCGGTGATGTGATCACCGTACAAGCCGGACAATCCCCTGATAATGCAGCAGCCATTGCAGCACGCAAAGCCAGAAAAAAACAATTGCGGACTCATCAGGCCGAAAAACAAATGGCTACACATTTGAATACGGAAACACCAGCTTCCGTCATTGAAAATGAAGACCCACGTAAAGCCGCCTTAGCCGCCGCAATCGCCAGAGCAAAAGCGAAAAAGGCCGCCCAGAACGGAGAAGTGACAACGTCACCAGAAGAACCTCAGCAAAATAATGCGGCTGAGACGCCCGACCCGCGCAAAGCGGCAGTTGCCGCAGCAATTGCGCGCGCCAAGGCTAAGAAATCAGCACAAAGCCCGGCCGAACCTACAACGCAACCTGCCGTAGTCGCTGAACCTGAAGATGCCGACCCGCGTAAAGCCGCCGTGGCTGCCGCCATTGCCCGGGCTAAGGCCAAAAAAGCCGCGCAGGGTCAGACTGAGCCAGCTATGCAACCCACCGTTGCCGCTGAGCCGGAAGAAACCGACCCGCGTAAAGCCGCCATAGCTGCTGCAATCGCCCGTGCTAAAGCGAAAAAAGCGGCTCAAGAAAAACAAGAAGTTCCAACAGAATAG
- the rsxD gene encoding electron transport complex subunit RsxD yields the protein MKFRPVNTDNNQLKVASSPFTHNQKSTSKIMFWVALAAIPGIAVQTYFFGYGTLFQILLAIITALLAESTAIALKKQLVMPYLRDNSALVTGLLLGISLPPLAPWWLIVLGTFFAIIIAKHLYGGLGQNPFNPAMVGYVVLLISFPVQMTSWMPPTSLQMFSLIPWDSLMIIFTGHAPDGSTLLQLQQGIDGLSQATPLDSFKTGLLTHNINDVLQQPILQGVVAGIGWQWVNIAYLAGGLIMLNRKVIHWQIPTAFLVSLGVCALLSWLIDPTRYSPPLLQLFSGATMLGAFFIATDPVSASTTPKGRLIYGAIIGILIWVIRVYGGYPDAVAFAVLLANICVPLIDHYTQPRAYGHK from the coding sequence ATGAAATTCAGACCAGTAAACACGGATAATAACCAGTTAAAAGTCGCGAGTTCGCCTTTTACACATAATCAAAAAAGCACCAGCAAGATCATGTTTTGGGTGGCTTTAGCTGCCATTCCCGGCATTGCTGTACAGACTTATTTCTTTGGCTATGGAACATTGTTCCAGATCTTGTTGGCCATCATCACTGCCTTATTAGCAGAGTCGACAGCCATTGCACTTAAAAAGCAACTGGTCATGCCATATCTCAGGGATAACTCAGCGCTCGTGACAGGGTTACTTCTGGGGATTAGTTTGCCACCACTGGCGCCGTGGTGGTTGATCGTACTCGGCACATTTTTTGCCATTATCATTGCCAAACATCTGTACGGCGGACTTGGGCAAAATCCATTTAATCCTGCTATGGTTGGCTATGTTGTCTTGCTGATCTCATTCCCTGTACAGATGACCAGTTGGATGCCACCGACATCTTTACAAATGTTTTCCCTAATTCCTTGGGATAGCCTGATGATTATCTTTACCGGACATGCACCCGATGGTTCTACTTTGCTGCAACTGCAACAAGGCATTGATGGACTAAGCCAGGCAACGCCATTAGATAGCTTCAAAACCGGTTTGCTGACCCACAATATCAATGACGTATTACAGCAGCCTATATTGCAAGGTGTTGTGGCCGGTATTGGCTGGCAATGGGTCAATATTGCTTATCTGGCGGGTGGATTGATTATGCTCAACCGAAAAGTCATTCATTGGCAGATCCCGACCGCATTTCTTGTATCGCTGGGCGTTTGTGCATTACTCAGTTGGTTGATAGACCCTACCCGCTATTCACCCCCTTTATTGCAACTCTTTTCCGGCGCAACCATGCTAGGGGCATTTTTCATTGCAACCGATCCGGTCAGCGCTTCAACCACACCAAAAGGCCGCCTGATTTACGGCGCGATTATCGGGATTCTGATTTGGGTTATCCGCGTTTACGGTGGCTATCCTGATGCCGTCGCATTTGCCGTCTTGCTGGCAAATATTTGCGTACCGCTGATTGACCATTACACACAGCCCCGTGCTTACGGTCATAAATAG
- the rsxG gene encoding electron transport complex subunit RsxG yields the protein MLETMRRHGITLAIFAACTTGLTAIVYSLTKDRIAEQAVIQHKTLLDQVVPPALYDNQMQDECYLVTDKALGNKQTHRLYLARKNGIPAAAALESTAPDGYSGAIQLLVGANFSGKVLGVRVTEHHETPGLGDKIDTRISDWIYAFSGKKVMSKNDPNWAVKKDGGEFDQFTGATITPRAVVNAVKRTALYLETIPEQLSSLPTCGEK from the coding sequence ATGTTAGAAACTATGCGTCGTCACGGGATTACCCTCGCAATCTTTGCCGCCTGTACGACCGGGTTAACAGCCATTGTTTATTCATTGACAAAAGACCGGATTGCAGAACAAGCAGTAATACAGCACAAGACATTGCTGGATCAAGTGGTTCCCCCTGCCTTATATGATAACCAAATGCAGGATGAATGTTATCTGGTGACAGACAAGGCGCTGGGTAACAAACAGACTCACCGCCTTTATCTTGCCCGTAAAAATGGCATTCCTGCTGCTGCCGCTTTGGAAAGCACCGCTCCTGACGGTTATTCAGGTGCCATTCAATTACTGGTAGGTGCTAACTTTTCCGGCAAAGTTCTGGGCGTTCGCGTGACTGAACACCATGAAACCCCCGGATTGGGGGATAAAATCGACACCCGTATTTCCGATTGGATCTATGCTTTTTCCGGCAAAAAAGTAATGTCAAAAAATGACCCCAACTGGGCAGTCAAAAAAGATGGCGGTGAATTTGACCAATTCACCGGAGCAACCATTACACCACGTGCTGTCGTCAATGCCGTAAAACGCACAGCCCTTTATCTGGAAACAATACCCGAGCAGCTTTCTTCGCTGCCAACGTGTGGAGAAAAATAA
- a CDS encoding electron transport complex subunit E — MSETKNLFIQGLWKNNSALVQLLGLCPLLAVSSTATNALGLGLATTLVLLSTNIAVSALRRWVPHEIRIPIYVMIIASVVSAVQMLINAFAFGLYESLGIFIPLIVTNCIVIGRAEAYASKNSIYNSMIDGLAMGFGATFALFVLGAIREILGNGTLFDGADLLLGSWAKSLRIEIVHMDSPFLLAILPPGAFIGLGLMLAGKYIIDERLKNRSENKERQYNVEKDNVEKGCGSHITRS, encoded by the coding sequence ATGAGCGAAACCAAAAACCTATTTATTCAGGGACTCTGGAAGAACAACTCCGCATTGGTACAGCTTTTGGGGCTTTGTCCCCTGCTGGCGGTTTCCTCCACCGCAACCAACGCTCTGGGATTAGGGTTAGCCACAACACTGGTTTTATTGAGCACCAATATTGCCGTATCCGCTTTGCGCCGTTGGGTTCCCCATGAAATCCGCATTCCCATTTACGTGATGATCATTGCGTCCGTTGTTAGTGCTGTTCAGATGTTAATCAACGCATTTGCATTCGGACTTTATGAATCATTGGGGATTTTTATTCCGTTGATTGTCACTAACTGTATCGTGATTGGCCGGGCGGAAGCTTACGCATCAAAGAATTCCATTTATAATTCAATGATTGATGGCCTTGCGATGGGCTTTGGTGCAACTTTCGCCCTGTTCGTACTGGGAGCGATACGTGAAATTCTGGGTAATGGCACACTGTTTGACGGAGCGGATTTACTGCTGGGTAGCTGGGCCAAATCATTGCGGATTGAAATAGTTCATATGGATTCGCCCTTCCTGCTCGCCATCCTGCCACCCGGCGCCTTTATTGGATTAGGTTTGATGCTGGCAGGAAAATATATTATTGATGAACGCCTGAAAAATCGTTCAGAAAATAAAGAACGCCAATACAATGTAGAAAAAGATAATGTAGAAAAAGGCTGCGGCAGCCATATCACAAGAAGTTGA
- the nth gene encoding endonuclease III, with the protein MNQQKRVEILTRLRDNNPHPTTELVFNSPFELLISVLLSAQATDVSVNKATAKLYPVANTPQAILNLGVDGLKGYIKTIGLYNTKAENVIKTCRLLLEKHQGEVPEDRAALEALPGVGRKTANVVLNTAFGWPTIAVDTHIFRVSNRTQFAPGKNVDEVEKKLLKVVPAEFKVDCHHWLILHGRYTCIARKPRCGSCIIEDLCEFEEKTE; encoded by the coding sequence ATGAATCAACAAAAACGGGTCGAAATTCTCACCCGCTTACGGGATAACAATCCGCATCCGACAACGGAATTGGTTTTCAATTCGCCTTTTGAATTGCTGATCTCCGTATTGCTGTCTGCACAGGCTACGGATGTCAGCGTGAATAAAGCGACGGCAAAACTCTATCCCGTTGCCAATACCCCGCAAGCCATTCTCAATCTCGGCGTGGATGGTTTGAAAGGGTATATAAAAACCATCGGGTTATATAACACCAAAGCGGAAAATGTGATTAAAACCTGCCGGCTTTTACTGGAAAAACATCAGGGTGAAGTGCCGGAAGATCGTGCAGCATTGGAAGCGCTGCCGGGCGTTGGCCGTAAAACGGCCAACGTTGTGTTAAACACCGCTTTTGGTTGGCCGACGATTGCGGTAGATACGCATATTTTTCGCGTCAGTAATCGAACTCAGTTTGCACCGGGAAAAAACGTTGATGAGGTTGAAAAGAAACTGTTGAAAGTCGTACCGGCTGAATTCAAGGTTGATTGCCACCATTGGCTGATCCTGCACGGGCGTTATACCTGTATTGCCCGTAAACCACGTTGTGGATCTTGTATTATTGAAGATCTGTGTGAATTTGAAGAGAAGACTGAGTGA
- a CDS encoding Tn3 family transposase, with protein sequence MPQGAFALLLNKSVYQPDTLHADTQGQSEPVFALAYLLGIKLFPRMRNWNDAVFYRPSNDAKYKHIDKLLTKTVDWGLIQTHWQDLIQVVLSIQAGRVLPSMLLRKLNSNNRQNKLYRAFRELGRVVCTLFLLRYLSESDFRQTIRAETTKIESYNDFLDWITFGGQIIKSGDPVEQAKQVKYSDIIANAIMLRNVSDLTEIQTKVSDDGHKITPEQVAALSPYIRDHIRRFGRYDVDMTIFPPELNPKPIPIGV encoded by the coding sequence TTGCCACAGGGTGCATTTGCTTTACTGCTTAACAAATCTGTCTATCAACCCGATACATTACATGCAGATACTCAGGGGCAGAGTGAACCCGTTTTTGCGCTGGCCTATCTACTGGGAATAAAACTTTTTCCCCGAATGAGAAACTGGAACGATGCGGTGTTTTATCGTCCATCAAATGATGCAAAATATAAACATATCGATAAGCTGTTGACGAAAACGGTTGATTGGGGATTGATTCAGACGCACTGGCAGGATTTGATACAAGTCGTATTATCCATTCAGGCGGGTAGGGTATTACCCTCAATGTTACTGAGAAAACTGAACAGTAACAATCGACAAAACAAACTTTATCGCGCTTTTCGGGAACTGGGGCGGGTTGTTTGCACTTTATTTTTATTGCGATATCTGTCTGAATCTGATTTTCGACAAACAATACGGGCAGAAACAACAAAAATTGAATCCTATAATGATTTTCTGGATTGGATTACCTTTGGTGGACAGATAATCAAAAGCGGTGATCCTGTAGAGCAGGCCAAGCAGGTGAAATACTCGGATATTATAGCCAATGCCATTATGCTTCGTAATGTTTCAGATTTAACAGAGATACAGACAAAAGTATCAGATGATGGTCATAAAATAACGCCAGAACAGGTAGCGGCACTCAGTCCTTATATACGTGATCATATACGCCGATTTGGTCGATATGATGTGGATATGACAATTTTTCCACCAGAATTAAATCCCAAGCCTATTCCAATTGGCGTATGA
- a CDS encoding Tc toxin subunit A, which translates to MTQTTLPLKTLETSCRLKSGTLAALELTSLQAILAYTENDFTDRFRAKLGRDGARAVYRTAQTGQQQLIKLYRKTHQRNGQAPQNIKVEEEKDSPTWNAQFPEKGTVVPPGSIGDSSSPASYATSLYVLATELEGIERQDDSPRTTLAIRRPDLGDTLLNDVTVNQPLPKLDIVNGILQSSLDNASNNQKLVNQLKQQGILPDSVTRLPSDTLLSRLHYPGNALPYHEPHDQVVTGLSEHKTNLAALTQVVGASRPAFSNDTPDIILSARVLQQAAGLSPSVVRIMTDAFVFNTASTHENAVSPAQSVKQSGFFPYNFGFRVPDMGTRCQLSLFTQATGLSGDETMQLLCVAGIGEHNTSVVASTHVKKNDDISTNEQAIQPFPAPCHYGAVFIHGGSDTSSRLFLSGENGTGYITGLTQPKNKTPLYDRYDRINRMVRLQRGTGLPFDQLDNLVMAAIHAERGNNPSREMNTHTVRTLGFYQRWHEAYDLKAEDLAAFLHEVTPFAVGTALPQFDRLFNPRTRAGQTPLLIDNTPFDFSATDGADAVTVRQLCAGLAISEAEFQILADKVSTARKPNIRKLTRSLSVVSALYRLSKIPALLGIRVAEMLTLLELMPRGKTLLDQLAGEPQLAPLDGKGQPTEPDLLDDLQALADMVNWLKAQRLSVADVTLLLTPVTPPASQAEVALINDINQHLNNIRFDADSLNGLGLPVVDTKGNPLNWLTLLTTGSDPVVDSAGLTTSKDETALQKVVTNIVNAQKVSDDARDSTANILNSTLTGVLRSQQTLIDTQLGKVLKVSHGVVLAMLPCLSLSSYTLLKACQDLNKPGLSPADIPDNLMKQFNEFARYSLLVTRYRLTPATLRAMQTYPAAFGGSCSLSLSLLPVMADYTAWRHAAGKEDEVLQYLHDVNASLSVDQIASRLAIQLHWSKEEVQKASVLVTGSDDGRITTVAQMGHLMRLRACADKTGLSINLLQQIAELTITEAVLDDKATGDTDFDTWRAAGLAVMATLNSGDSKDHA; encoded by the coding sequence ATGACGCAAACTACACTCCCCCTTAAGACGCTGGAAACCAGTTGCCGATTGAAATCTGGCACTCTGGCTGCACTGGAACTCACTTCTCTACAGGCTATCCTGGCCTATACCGAAAATGATTTTACTGATCGTTTCAGAGCAAAACTGGGCCGCGATGGTGCCCGTGCTGTGTATCGCACAGCACAAACTGGCCAGCAACAACTGATCAAACTATATCGCAAAACCCATCAACGCAATGGACAAGCCCCTCAGAATATAAAAGTGGAGGAAGAAAAAGATTCCCCAACCTGGAACGCTCAGTTCCCGGAGAAAGGGACTGTCGTTCCACCGGGTAGTATCGGTGATTCTTCTTCACCGGCTTCTTACGCCACGAGTTTGTACGTACTGGCTACTGAACTGGAAGGTATCGAGCGTCAAGACGACTCTCCCCGCACTACGTTGGCTATCCGCCGTCCAGATTTAGGTGACACGCTGCTTAATGATGTCACGGTTAACCAACCCCTGCCTAAACTGGACATTGTCAACGGCATATTGCAAAGCAGTTTGGATAACGCCAGCAACAACCAAAAATTGGTCAATCAGCTAAAACAGCAAGGCATATTGCCAGACAGTGTGACCCGTCTGCCGTCCGATACATTGCTCTCCCGACTGCATTATCCGGGTAATGCGCTGCCTTATCATGAACCTCATGATCAGGTGGTGACGGGGTTAAGTGAGCATAAAACCAATCTGGCTGCATTGACGCAAGTCGTTGGTGCAAGTAGGCCGGCGTTCAGCAATGATACGCCAGATATCATCTTGTCCGCGCGCGTGCTGCAACAGGCCGCGGGTCTGAGTCCGTCCGTAGTGAGGATAATGACTGATGCGTTTGTGTTTAATACCGCCAGCACCCACGAAAATGCCGTCAGTCCCGCGCAGTCTGTGAAGCAGAGTGGGTTTTTCCCGTACAACTTCGGGTTCAGGGTTCCAGACATGGGTACTCGATGTCAGTTGTCCCTTTTCACTCAGGCTACCGGCCTGTCTGGCGACGAAACAATGCAACTGTTGTGCGTTGCGGGGATAGGTGAGCACAATACCTCGGTGGTCGCCTCTACTCATGTGAAAAAAAATGACGATATTTCCACCAACGAACAGGCCATCCAGCCCTTCCCGGCGCCATGTCACTATGGTGCGGTGTTTATTCATGGCGGCAGCGACACATCGTCACGTCTGTTCCTGTCCGGCGAGAATGGCACCGGCTATATTACCGGGCTGACCCAGCCCAAAAACAAAACCCCTCTTTACGATCGGTATGATCGCATTAACCGTATGGTGCGTTTACAACGCGGTACTGGCCTGCCGTTTGACCAGTTGGATAACCTGGTGATGGCGGCTATACATGCCGAAAGAGGCAACAACCCGTCACGGGAGATGAACACCCATACTGTACGTACTCTGGGCTTCTATCAGCGTTGGCATGAGGCATACGACCTGAAAGCGGAAGATCTGGCGGCTTTCCTGCATGAAGTCACGCCATTTGCTGTGGGGACAGCGCTGCCGCAGTTCGATCGCCTGTTCAATCCCCGCACTCGGGCTGGTCAGACACCGTTGTTGATTGATAACACACCTTTTGATTTTTCTGCTACTGACGGTGCCGATGCGGTTACTGTGCGTCAGCTGTGTGCCGGTCTGGCTATCAGTGAGGCCGAGTTCCAGATACTGGCTGACAAGGTCAGTACCGCCCGGAAACCGAACATCCGCAAATTGACCCGCAGCCTCTCGGTAGTATCCGCCCTGTACCGTTTGAGCAAAATCCCGGCGCTATTAGGGATCCGTGTTGCGGAGATGCTGACTCTGCTGGAACTGATGCCACGCGGAAAGACGTTACTGGATCAACTCGCTGGCGAACCACAATTGGCTCCGCTGGATGGGAAGGGTCAGCCAACCGAACCTGACTTACTGGATGACTTGCAGGCACTGGCTGACATGGTGAATTGGCTGAAAGCACAACGACTGAGTGTGGCGGATGTCACGTTACTGCTCACCCCGGTGACGCCACCCGCCAGTCAGGCAGAGGTGGCGCTGATCAATGACATCAATCAACATCTGAATAACATACGATTTGATGCCGACAGCCTGAACGGGCTGGGGCTGCCCGTCGTTGACACCAAGGGGAACCCACTGAACTGGCTGACTCTGCTGACAACAGGCTCCGACCCTGTGGTCGATTCCGCTGGCCTCACCACTAGCAAAGATGAAACGGCTCTTCAGAAAGTCGTGACGAATATCGTGAATGCCCAAAAGGTGTCAGATGATGCCAGGGACTCCACCGCTAACATTCTAAACAGCACCCTGACGGGTGTCCTGCGTAGTCAGCAAACCCTCATTGATACTCAGCTGGGTAAGGTGCTGAAAGTGTCTCACGGTGTTGTACTGGCTATGTTGCCGTGCCTCTCTCTCAGCAGTTATACCCTGTTAAAAGCGTGTCAGGACTTGAATAAACCGGGTTTGAGTCCAGCCGATATCCCAGACAACCTGATGAAGCAGTTCAATGAGTTCGCACGGTACAGTCTGCTGGTCACGCGTTACCGCCTGACACCGGCGACTCTGCGGGCCATGCAGACTTATCCGGCCGCCTTTGGCGGATCATGCTCTCTGTCACTGTCACTGCTCCCGGTGATGGCAGATTACACTGCCTGGCGTCATGCGGCCGGCAAGGAAGATGAGGTGTTGCAGTATCTGCATGATGTTAACGCATCACTATCTGTCGATCAGATCGCTTCTCGTCTGGCTATCCAATTACATTGGTCAAAAGAAGAAGTGCAAAAAGCCTCTGTGCTGGTAACCGGGAGCGACGATGGCAGGATCACCACCGTCGCTCAGATGGGTCACTTGATGCGCTTGCGTGCCTGCGCCGATAAAACGGGTTTGTCCATCAACTTACTGCAACAAATCGCCGAGCTGACGATTACCGAAGCGGTACTGGATGACAAAGCCACCGGTGACACGGATTTTGATACCTGGCGTGCTGCCGGTTTGGCGGTGATGGCGACGCTGAACTCCGGTGACAGTAAAGATCACGCCTGA